The Chryseobacterium sp. JV274 sequence AGTTGGAATACAAGTACAATTACTAATATGAGTAATATGTTTAGCAGAGCAAAGCTATTTAACCAGAATATTGGAAGCTGGAATACAGCGAATGTAAAAGATTTTAATGGAATGTTTTCTTTTGCCTCTACTTTTAATCAGAATATTTCCGCCTGGAATACTGCATCCGGAACTAATTTCTCTGCAATGTTCAAAGATGCAGTAGCTTTTAACCAGCCATTAAATTCATGGAATACATCAAATGGTGTCAATTTTCGCTATGTATTCTCTAATGCAGCAGCATTTAATCAACCTCTTAATAACTGGAACACCGCTAAAGTAACAGATTTTGAACATATGTTTGAAAATGCAGTCTCATTCAACCAGCCGATTGGAAACTGGAATGTAGCCAAGGTTAGTTATTATTCAGGTTTTAACATGTTTAATGGTGCTGTACTTTTTGATCAGGATCTTTCCGGCTGGAATATCCGACTTCAGAATTTCTTCGGAGGATCAATCGCTTTCGGATTAAAAAATTCCGGTTTATCATGTACAAACTATAATAATTTTCTAATTGCTCTCAATAATAATCCTACATGGGCGAACACAACATTAACATCTGGAAGTATAGATGCAACAGGGCTGATCTATTCTACACCGCAGGCCATTATGGCAAGAGCTCAATTGGTTAACAGAGGCTTTACTATTGTTGGAGACACATATAACCCGGGATGCTACTTATCAACAGCAGAAGTTTCAAAAAAACTAAAAACTCCAGCTTATCCCAATCCAACAACAGGAGTGATAACAGTGGAGGCAGCTGTAAATGAAAATGTTTCTTTATATGATATCAACGGCAAACTCATTAAAAATGTGACGTTTATAAAAGGAAAAAACACGATCGATCTTACCGGATATCCCTCAGGGAATTATCTATTAAAAGGCGAAACTATTTTCAGTAAAATAATTAAGAAATAATAGATCAGCCGAAAGGTTACCTCTATCAATTAAGCTCCAAGGTCTTTGTACTTTGGAGCTTTAATTTTAAGTGTGTTATATTTGTGTCAACTAAGAAGAATAACCAACGACTCACTAAGAATTGATGACAGAGAAATTCCCCACAATAAACAGTACACTTTCACCAAATGTGCTCGGCAAATTTATTCAACGAAATTATGGACTAATTGACAAAACGGAATGCAGCATATTTCGGCTTGCTATGAATCATTTATACATTGTTCATGATGATGAAAACAAATACGTTTTTAGAGTGTACACCCATAACTGGCGGACAAAATTAGAAATTGAGGAAGAATTAAGACTTTTAATCCTGCTAAAAGAAGCAGACCGACAAGTTGCTTTTCCAATAGCTGATCAATCGAACAAATTTATTCAAGAAATTGATGCTCCGGAAGGAAAGAGATTGGGCGTTTTATTTTCGTATGCTAAAGGCATAAAGACAGCAAAATTTTCATCCCAAACAAGTTTTCTAATTGGACAGGCATTAGCAAAAGTTCATCAGTCCACAGAAAATATTGAACTGATGAGAATGTCTTACAATGTTCAAAACCTGCTTAAGAACCCTGTCTTAAAAACAAAAGAATTCTATAGTAAAAATGTTGCTGAAATTGAATTTTTAGAAACCCTTTCTGCTTTTTTAATGCTAAAAATGGAAAATACAGACAAACAGAAAATGAGATATGGAGCCGTTCATCTTGACGTTTGGTTTGACAATTTGCACATTGACGATGAAAAGGAAATAACATTTTTTGACTTTGATTTTTGTGGCAACGGTTATTTATGCTTTGACATTTCTTATTTCCTGTTTCAGCTATTTACTACCAATTTGAACGAAGAGGAATATCAGGTAAAAGCAGATAGTTTCATAAAAGGTTACGAGACTGTAACTAAAATTAGTAGCGAAGAGAAAAAGTTTTTACCCTACGCATGTTTAGCAATTATGACCTATTACATAAGCGTTCAGTGTGACAGATTTGAATATTGGACAAATATTTTCCTGAATGAAGATCATTTAAAAAGAATGGTTGGAAATTTAAAACGATGGATTGTTTACAACCACATTGAGATTAATAACAAACTTGTAACAAACTAAAAGGGATAGGTTTAACAGTTATTATCTACTCATTTCTGTATTTTTTCCCCCAGTATCTTAGGGTTATCAGCACATCCTGAAGGCTTCTGCCTTTATCACTGATGCTGTAATGAACCCGGGGAGGCACTTCTTTATAATCTTTCCGGATGATAAGTCCTTCATCCTGCAGTTCTTTAAGCTGTTTGATCAGCATTCTTTCGGTAATGTTATGCAGCCTCCCTTTTATTTCAGAATAACGGAGTTCATCATTATCCAGCAACGAAGCCAGTATGCCCACTTTCCATCTACCTCCGATAACTGATAAGGTATAGAACATCCCGCAGTTTTTAATAAGGTCTGTTTCGTTTAAAAAATTTGTTGAATTTTCTTTTCTCATATACATGGGTGGGTACATACAATTTTGTAGGTACTTGTTTATGGTAAAGGTATAAAATATTTTTGTCTAGATATAAAACAAAATTAAAATGGGACAAAAAGTATGGCTAATTACAGGTGTTTCCAAAGGATTGGGAAAAGAACTTTCAAAACAAATCCTTGATGCCGGGGATATTGTTATAGGAACTGTGCGGAATGAGGAGGATCAGCAGACCTTCGACAAGAATGTAAATGCAAAATCTTTTATTATTGATCTTGCCAAAACAGATCATATTGATTCACTTATTAAGGAGGTCATTGAACAATACGGTCAGATTGATGTTTTGGTAAACAATGCGGGTTTCGGTGTATTTGGAATGATTGAAGAGTTTGAGGAACAGGAGATTATCAGGCAATTCAATGTCAATTTTATGTCTGTATGGAAACTTTGCCAGGCCGTCATTCCATATATGAGAAATAAGGGACAGGGAGTGATTGTGCAGCTTTCTTCAAGGGTTGGCATTACGGCTGGTATTGGGAACGGTATTTATGCAGCCAGTAAATTTGCTCTTGAGGGAATGAGTGAATCACTTGAACAGGAAGTGAAACAATTTGGTATAAAAGTGTTGCTGGTAGAGCCTGGTGCTCTGCGTACCGATTTTTTTGGGGAATCTGTGCATTATGTCCGGAACAAATTTCCTCTATATGCAGAAAAATTAGGGAATATAAGGATAAATACAAAAAAGATCAACGGTAATCAACCCGGTAATCCTGTTGCCGCTGCACAGGCTATCATCAGGGCTGTAAATAATGATGTTCCAACCTTCAGGTTACCTCTTACAGCGGGTACTATCGAAACTATGAAAGCTAAAATTGCTGATTTACAGAATTGTATAGCATTAACCGAAGAGATTGCAGTAAGTGTGGATTATTAATAGCTGAACAATGAAAATAACTTTTAAAAACATTCTGTACTGGGTTTTGTACATAGGATACCTGTACATCATAGTACCATCCTCATTGTTTAAAATTTTTCAACGTCCGGCGATGATGCAAAGCATGGAATCATTAGGTTTTAACAAAACATGGACTCTTGCCATCGGAATTGCCGAAGTGATCGGAGTTGTTCTGGTGATTCTGGGACTCTACAGGTCTCAATTCAGAACTATAGGCATATTATTCCTGTTTCCCTTTGCGATTGGTGCCTTTACTACTCACATGGCACATCAGGA is a genomic window containing:
- a CDS encoding BspA family leucine-rich repeat surface protein; its protein translation is MHKKQLVIIFLFLFFCSYAQTEFITLWKPNVNGTIDHAISFGGTGTNYTISWEEVGYPQHNGVLNSVTSNSTNPITILFGPSLHTNPIQATYKLKVYNGNGLFYGFRASTNFIDPNANLELTEISQWGDIIWLQQFNQGFAGCPNLNVTAADIPNLTQINNLSEMFYNCSSLIGNNSFSSWNTSTITNMSNMFSRAKLFNQNIGSWNTANVKDFNGMFSFASTFNQNISAWNTASGTNFSAMFKDAVAFNQPLNSWNTSNGVNFRYVFSNAAAFNQPLNNWNTAKVTDFEHMFENAVSFNQPIGNWNVAKVSYYSGFNMFNGAVLFDQDLSGWNIRLQNFFGGSIAFGLKNSGLSCTNYNNFLIALNNNPTWANTTLTSGSIDATGLIYSTPQAIMARAQLVNRGFTIVGDTYNPGCYLSTAEVSKKLKTPAYPNPTTGVITVEAAVNENVSLYDINGKLIKNVTFIKGKNTIDLTGYPSGNYLLKGETIFSKIIKK
- a CDS encoding phosphotransferase codes for the protein MTEKFPTINSTLSPNVLGKFIQRNYGLIDKTECSIFRLAMNHLYIVHDDENKYVFRVYTHNWRTKLEIEEELRLLILLKEADRQVAFPIADQSNKFIQEIDAPEGKRLGVLFSYAKGIKTAKFSSQTSFLIGQALAKVHQSTENIELMRMSYNVQNLLKNPVLKTKEFYSKNVAEIEFLETLSAFLMLKMENTDKQKMRYGAVHLDVWFDNLHIDDEKEITFFDFDFCGNGYLCFDISYFLFQLFTTNLNEEEYQVKADSFIKGYETVTKISSEEKKFLPYACLAIMTYYISVQCDRFEYWTNIFLNEDHLKRMVGNLKRWIVYNHIEINNKLVTN
- a CDS encoding winged helix-turn-helix transcriptional regulator; this encodes MYPPMYMRKENSTNFLNETDLIKNCGMFYTLSVIGGRWKVGILASLLDNDELRYSEIKGRLHNITERMLIKQLKELQDEGLIIRKDYKEVPPRVHYSISDKGRSLQDVLITLRYWGKKYRNE
- a CDS encoding SDR family NAD(P)-dependent oxidoreductase, translating into MGQKVWLITGVSKGLGKELSKQILDAGDIVIGTVRNEEDQQTFDKNVNAKSFIIDLAKTDHIDSLIKEVIEQYGQIDVLVNNAGFGVFGMIEEFEEQEIIRQFNVNFMSVWKLCQAVIPYMRNKGQGVIVQLSSRVGITAGIGNGIYAASKFALEGMSESLEQEVKQFGIKVLLVEPGALRTDFFGESVHYVRNKFPLYAEKLGNIRINTKKINGNQPGNPVAAAQAIIRAVNNDVPTFRLPLTAGTIETMKAKIADLQNCIALTEEIAVSVDY
- a CDS encoding DoxX family protein is translated as MKITFKNILYWVLYIGYLYIIVPSSLFKIFQRPAMMQSMESLGFNKTWTLAIGIAEVIGVVLVILGLYRSQFRTIGILFLFPFAIGAFTTHMAHQEYHHYGHSLIMCCLSAILLFLDNRIKINLSSTKKL